The window TGACGGGCGCGTCTCCCGGCGTGCCCACGGAGACCGGGGTGACCGAAGCGGAGAGGCCGTCCAGATAGATCGAGAAATTGCCGTTGGTGATGGCGCCGCCGCCGCTCGAGAACACGCCGACGACATGGTGCCAGTTGCCGTCGTTGACCGCGGCGTTGGTGAAAACGCCGAAGCCGACATTGGCCGTGTCCAGGCCGAAGAAGATGCGGCCCGCGGGGATGCCGCCGAAGCCCGGGCTCATGCACAGGGTGAGACTGCGCTTGGTGTCCTCGCCCCGCGCCGAGACGATGGCGTTGCCGTCCGTGTCCGCCGAGGTGGTCTTGAACCACGCGGCGATGGAGTAGGCGTTAATGGCGGCGCCGTTGCCCTGCTGCAGCGGGCTGCTGATGCTCTGCCCGTTCGCCGTGAAGGCGTAGGCGCGGTTGGGCGTACCCAGACGGTCCGCCGTGAGGCTGGCGCCGTTCACCGTGGCGTTCCGTCCCGTCCACCCGCTCAAGTCGTTGGCGTTGCCGATAAAGGGGTAAAAGGCCAGGGGGCTTTCGGCAAAGACCGCCCCGCAAACCATTAGGACGGCCAAAACCGCCCCCATCCGCGCAAATTTCACTGACATGACCTGTCCTCCTTGCATTAATGCCAACGTCCAATAAAAAACCGCGCGGAGACGCTCTCCGCACGGTTCATCAGTCAATCGAAAGCGCCCCTGCAAGGCATCCGCGACACGGCGCCGTGTCTTTGCTCCAGACCATAATCCCAAGCCTCCGTTTAAGCCGCACCTGAACAAGATAGCACCCATCGCCGGGCATGTCAAGCAGTGTTTTTGGCAAAACATGGGAGTCGGCGCCGATGACCGGGCAAACTCATCAAAATTGCAGTCCTTTCCCCGGCAATATGCGCGGCAACGCCGTCTTACGTCATTCCGGTTTTTTCGCGCCCTTTGGCCGAAACGCGACGGGCACCCTTCCATGCGCGAAAAAGACCGGAATCCAGTCTTAAAAGTGCAGGCTGCTCCGTGTGTCCTCTGGATTCCGGTATTTTCCGCTCAGGTCTTCGCGGAAAAACCGGAATGACGGAGGCGGGTGCGTTTATTTGCTCGTGGAAAGGTAACTGTCTGCCAGGTTGCCTTGCCATGGCAGGATGAATCCGCCAGATACCGGGGGTGTGCAGTGCCAAATAGGCGCAAATCCAACTCAACCTCATTGCCCCCCGGTAGCCAGTCCCATGGCAAGATAGCATCCAGCAGTACCGGATGCATTTGCCCTGCGGCGGTGACGCGGTGACGCCCCGGTTGGACAGGGCCGGGACGCGCCGTCTACACTATCCCGCACGGCGCGCCGCCAATATGGCGCGCCCCAAACCTTGAGGCAACCCCCCGGAGAAGCGGTGAAATGTCCCTGAACGCACTCGAACAGTCCATCATTGACGACATGCTGTCACGGCGGCCCGACCTGGCGGGGCTGGTGCCCGCGCTGACGGAGACGCATCTGGCGCTGGTGCGCTGCTATGACGGCGGCGGCACGCTGTTCACCTGCGGCAACGGCGGCTCCCACGCGGACGCGGTCCACATTGTCGGGGAGTTGTGCAAGAGTTTCGAGCGCAGGCGCACACTGGAGCCCGCCTTCACGGCGGCGCTGGAGGGGCTGCCCTTCGGCGAGGAGCTGGCGGCGCATCTGGAGGCGGGCCTGCCCGCCGTCACCCTGGGCATGAACAACGCCCTGAAGACGGCGGTGGAAAACGACAGCCCCCTGCGGGATGTGGCCTTCGCCCAGGAGTTGAACGCCCTGATGCGGCCCGGCGACGCGCTGCTGGCCCTGTCCACCAGCGGCAACGCGCCGAACTGCCGCATGGCCATGAGCGTGGCCCGCGCGAAGGGCGGCCTTTCCGTCGCCCTCACGGGTCCGAAGGGCGGGCACATGGCCGAGTTCGCCGACATCGCCCTGCGCACCCCGGGCGGCTCGACCAAGGTCATCCAGGAGGCCCACGCCACCCTGTGGCACACGGTCTGCTGCCTCATCGAGGCGCATTATTTCCCCGAGCCGCGCTGTTGAGACCGCGCCGCAGGAATGCGGGACGGCGCTTTGGGGTTGACTTTTGTTGCCGGCCAGGTTACAATTAGAGAAATTTTTCTCGATACAACCCAGAAGGAGAACGCCATGTCTGTGGGAAAACGCTTCAAAATCGCCTCCATCGGCGCGGGAAACGTCGGCGCGTCGGTCGCGCAGTACTGCCTGGAGCTTGAGCTGGGCGACGTGGTGCTGACGGACATTGTCGAGGGCCTGCCCCAGGGCAAGGCGCTGGACCTGACCGAGGCGGGGCCGATTCGCGGCTACAGCGGCGTGTGCACCGGCACGAACGACTACGCGGACATCGCAGGGGCGGACGTGGTGGTGGTGACGGCGGGGCTGCCCCGTAAGCCGGGCATGACGCGTCTGGACCTGCTGGGGAAGAACGGCGAGATCATCAGCGGCATCTGCGACAGCATCAAAAAGCACGCGCCGGACTCGGTGGTGATCATCGTGACCAACCCGCTGGACGTGATGGTGTACCTGGCCTACCAGAAGCTGGGTTTCCCGGCGAACCGGGTCATCGGCATGGCGGGCTGCCTGGACAGCGCGCGCATGCGCTCGTTCGTGGCGATGGAACTGGGCGTGAGCATGAAGAACGTGGACACCATGGTGCTCGGCTCGCACGGGGACGACATGGTGCCCCTGCCGCACTACACCACCGTGTCGGGCATCCCCATCACGAAACTGCTGCCGCAGGACCGGATTGACGCGATTGTCGAGCGGACCCGCAAGGGCGGCGGCGAGATTGTGGCCCTGCTGAAGACCGGCAGCGCCTACTACGCCCCGGCGGCCAGCGCGGTGCGCATGGTGCAGTCCATCGTGCGCGATGAGAAGCAGTTGCTGCCCTGCGCGGCCCTGCTCACGGGCCAGTACGGGCTGGACGACATCTACATGGGCGTGCCCTGCACCCTGGGCAGGGACGGTGTCGAGCAGATTCTCGAACTCGAAATCTCCGAGGCCGACCGCCAGTCTCTGCACCGCTCCGCGGGCGAGGTCCGCACTGGCATTGACGGGCTGAAGGAACTGGGCATCCTCTAGCCAAACGACAGAACACACGCATTCCGGGCGGCTCCGCGACGGCGCGGGGCCGCCTGGGTTGTTTGTCCTGAAAAAATGTTGACGGACGGCCTCCGCTGGAATCCCCGGCGTGCGCAGCGGTACAATTCATCCGGGCAGACCGGCGCCCCGCCGGTTCCCCCAAGGAGGGGTAGCCTAATTGGTAAGGCACCGGTCTTGAAAACCGGCGACTTCGGTCTTGCGGGTTCGAGTCCCGCCCCCTCCGCCATGTTTTTATTGGTGCCGGCTGCAAATTTAGGGGTTTCGACCATGATTGACGTCACCTGTCCCGATTGCGGAATCCGGCAGCCGGTCGCCGGAGAAAAGGCCGGAAAAGAGGTGTTCTGCGAGTCCTGCGGGGCGCGCTTCGCCGCCGTCCCGGAAACGGGGGGCGCCGCCTCCGGATATGACTGGGAGGGGCACCCGCTCTGGCGCAATTATTTCTGGCAGCTCGTGTTCGGCGTGCCGCTCATCGCCCTCTTCGGCGCGGGGTTCCTGATTCTCATCCCCTGCTGGCTGCGCCGTCTCAGCCTGCATTACACCGTCACGGGAACGCACATCATCGCCCGGAGCGGGATTCTCTCGGTGCACACCGTTCAGATTGCGGTGAAGGACATCCGGAGCATTGACATCCGCGCCTCCCTTTTCCAGCGCATGCTGGGCATCCGCCAGGTGGACATTTCCACGGCGGGAAACGCGGGCATTGAGTTGAGCCTTTACGGGGTGCCCCGCGACGTGGCCGAGGCCGTGCAGGCGCTCCAGCGGAAATAAGCGCCGGCCCCCTTTGACAGCGCGCGCCCCCCTTCCCTAGACTTTGCCCAGCGGGCGCGGACACCTTTCGTGCCGTGCGGAAACGGAGTGCAGTGACCAGTCTCCCCACACAAGAGCTCACGGCGGCGGTGTTGGCCTTGAAAAAGTCGGTTGCCGCCGCGGCCGCGCAGCCGCATCCCCCAGGACGCCTGATCCGGGCGGCGGCGCCCGCCGCGCCGGTCTCCCCGCCGGACTGGCTGGCCGCGCAGTCCGGGTCCACCCAATATTACTGGTCCGACCGGCACGGGGCCTTTGAAATGGCGGGGATTGGCGAGGGGGACGCGGTCAGCCCAGCGAACGGCCCGGAGGGGTGGCCGGCGCTTTTCACGCTGCTGCGTGACCGCCTGCCCGCGGGCCAGAGTCCGGCCCGGTACTATGGGGGATTCCGCTTCCAGCCGCGCCACGGGCGCGCAAGCCGGTGGCGGGACTTCTCCGGGTACCGGTTTGTGGCGCCCCTGATAGAGCTGCACCGGCACCGGGGCGCCACGACACTGTCGGCGAACCTCATGGCCGACGGCGGTGGCGGCGTCCGGGATGCGGCGGAGCGGGCGCTGGCCGCGCTGGACAGGATGTCCCTGGAACCGGCACAAAAGCCCGCCGCGCCCCAGTCCCACACGAGGGAGGACCGTCCGGACCGGGAAGAATGGGAGGCGATGGTCCGGCGCGCCCTGGACGCCTTCGCGGACGGCGCCCTGCGCAAAGTGGTGCTGGCGCGGGAGACGCGCTTTGTCACGGACACGGCGCTGGACCCGGTGGCGGTGCTGCGGCGGCTCATCCGGAACACGCGGCACTCGTTCTGCTTCTGCTTTCACCCGGCGGAGGACCGGGCCTTTCTGGGCGCGTCGCCCGAGCGCCTGTTCCGCCGCGCGGGGAACCTTCTGGAAAGCGAGGCCCTGGCGGGCACCTGCGGGCGCGACCCGGACCCGGCGGCGGACGCCGCACTGGCGGCGGGGCTGCTGTCGAGCGAAAAGGACCGGCGCGAGCAGGCCATGGTGGCGGACGCGTTGCGCGAACTTTTCGGGCACTGGTGCGGCACGGTGACCATGGACCCGGAGCCGGCCCTGCTGACGCTGCTGCACTGCCGCCACCTGCTGACGCGCATCTCGGGGACGCTGCGCGGGCCGGCGGACGACGCGGCGCTGCTGGCGGCGCTGCACCCGACCCCCGCCGAGGGCGGGGGGCCCCGGCGGGCGGCGCTGGACTGGATCGCGCGGGAGGAGCACGTTGACCGGGGGCTCTACGCCG is drawn from Candidatus Hydrogenedentota bacterium and contains these coding sequences:
- a CDS encoding SIS domain-containing protein, encoding MSLNALEQSIIDDMLSRRPDLAGLVPALTETHLALVRCYDGGGTLFTCGNGGSHADAVHIVGELCKSFERRRTLEPAFTAALEGLPFGEELAAHLEAGLPAVTLGMNNALKTAVENDSPLRDVAFAQELNALMRPGDALLALSTSGNAPNCRMAMSVARAKGGLSVALTGPKGGHMAEFADIALRTPGGSTKVIQEAHATLWHTVCCLIEAHYFPEPRC
- the mdh gene encoding malate dehydrogenase, with product MSVGKRFKIASIGAGNVGASVAQYCLELELGDVVLTDIVEGLPQGKALDLTEAGPIRGYSGVCTGTNDYADIAGADVVVVTAGLPRKPGMTRLDLLGKNGEIISGICDSIKKHAPDSVVIIVTNPLDVMVYLAYQKLGFPANRVIGMAGCLDSARMRSFVAMELGVSMKNVDTMVLGSHGDDMVPLPHYTTVSGIPITKLLPQDRIDAIVERTRKGGGEIVALLKTGSAYYAPAASAVRMVQSIVRDEKQLLPCAALLTGQYGLDDIYMGVPCTLGRDGVEQILELEISEADRQSLHRSAGEVRTGIDGLKELGIL
- a CDS encoding PH domain-containing protein — encoded protein: MIDVTCPDCGIRQPVAGEKAGKEVFCESCGARFAAVPETGGAASGYDWEGHPLWRNYFWQLVFGVPLIALFGAGFLILIPCWLRRLSLHYTVTGTHIIARSGILSVHTVQIAVKDIRSIDIRASLFQRMLGIRQVDISTAGNAGIELSLYGVPRDVAEAVQALQRK
- a CDS encoding isochorismate synthase, which encodes MKKSVAAAAAQPHPPGRLIRAAAPAAPVSPPDWLAAQSGSTQYYWSDRHGAFEMAGIGEGDAVSPANGPEGWPALFTLLRDRLPAGQSPARYYGGFRFQPRHGRASRWRDFSGYRFVAPLIELHRHRGATTLSANLMADGGGGVRDAAERALAALDRMSLEPAQKPAAPQSHTREDRPDREEWEAMVRRALDAFADGALRKVVLARETRFVTDTALDPVAVLRRLIRNTRHSFCFCFHPAEDRAFLGASPERLFRRAGNLLESEALAGTCGRDPDPAADAALAAGLLSSEKDRREQAMVADALRELFGHWCGTVTMDPEPALLTLLHCRHLLTRISGTLRGPADDAALLAALHPTPAEGGGPRRAALDWIAREEHVDRGLYAAPVGWIAADSAEFCVAIRSGLVKGNTLTVYNGAGIVPGSEPAAEWREIETKMRNFIRVLRHDGTRHGT